ACCTCCTCTATCTTCCCGAGTTTGGGCTGCCTCATAGTGAGCGCTACCTTTATCACAGGCTCATTCCTGAGCACGGCAGATGGATCGGGCTTGCTTACAGCCGTTATCCTGGCCCTAACGACATCTCCAGGCCTGAACGTGACTTTCAGCTTCCTCCCCTGTATCACCCCTCCCCTGTGCACGAAGACATCGTCCCCGAGCTGCGAGATGTGCACGAATCCATTTATCGGGCCCACGGTCACGAAGACTCCGTACTCGACTACGTTCTCCACCTCCCCCTCTATAACTTCATCCTTCATGGGGATGTAGCTGAGGGCCCTGAAGTTCACCCTGACGTAGATATTCGGGCTCCCTATTACCGAGGTCCCGTAGCTCATATCCACTATATCGAGCACATCGAGTATTAGCCCAGCTTCCTTCACGAACCTCCCAACGTACTTAGCCCTGAACTGCTTCTTCAGTATCTCCTTCAGATCCTTCCCCAGGTCCAGGGGCCTTATGTAGCCCACATCACTCATTTCGACCTCGTAGAACAACTTCATCACCTTACGGGATGGATCGAGCATATCCCTTTATTAAAGCTTTCCCGAGGCCTCTCGCATCAGTCCTCGGATAGCTTGGATGGATCCTCTAAAACTAGCTTCTTCTTCGCCCTCAAGTAAACGACCGGCACCCCCTCCCTCAGGAGCTCGTTCTTAAGCTTCAAGTCGAAAGTGACCACAGCGCATCCCAGTTGCTTAGCTGCCCTCACTATATCCTCATCCGCCTCTCCATCGAACTCCTCTAGCACTCTGACATCATACCCCCTGATGACCTCGATAGCTACTTTAGCCCTCCTCTTCCTCCCGGCCAGTTGAGAGAGCTCCCTTATTACGGATCTCGTCGTGAGCAGCTCGGCCCTCGGGTATATGGACATCAGCTCCTCCATCCCTATCGAGAGCTCAGTTATCCCCAGGAGGAAGGAGGAATCCAAGAGTATTCTCCTCATGGGATCACCTATGGGCCCGGGGGGACTTGAACCCCCGGCCTCCCGGTTATCAGCCGGGCGCTCTGACCAGTCTGAGCCACGGGCCCCTCTTAGCTACATTACACAGATTAAAACTCAACCCCCATGGACCGGGCTGAAGGATTTATTTAAGTTTTCCGATGGATTCCTCCAGTGGACCGGGCGGGATTCGAACCCGCGGCCTCCGCCTTGCGAAGGCGGCGCGCTACCAACTGCGCCACCGGCCCACTATTCATCCGCATCCAACTTTAAAATTTAATCCCTCACCTCATACCTCAATATAGCCACTATCCCGCCCAGGGACCTCAGCTGCATCCCCCACTCGGTATTCGGGCTTATCACGTAAACCTCAGCACCAGCTTGCTTCCCCATCTCCCCGAAATATTCGACCAAATCTATTTCCTCCACACTGTAACTTGTGGCCTTGCAGTTCGGGCACTCCCAGGATTCTACGTTCTCCTCCTTCCTCAGTATCCTCCCCTCCTCATAGCCGCAGATCTCGCACCTCACCTTGACCTTCTTCATCGGGAGCTCCTCCATTATCAGAATTTTCTCAGCGGCTCCGGATTCTATGGCCCTCTCAACCTCCCTGAGACCATATGCAACCCTGTTCGGATTCTTAGCTAGCAGCCTGAATACCTCCTCGACCAGGCTCCTCTCCTTATGGAGCGTCGATTCCTTGAGTAGGTCCTCTGACTTCATTATCAGCTCCCTCAATCCCTGCTCCTCCGTGTAGGATAGGGGAAGGTTCGCTATGACCTTCTCCTTCAGCCTGTAATCCAGGTAATTCCCCTCCTCGAACCTCTCCCTGGCGTCCCCGGGGCCGCCTATTATTATGCCCTCGAGCTCATCGAGAAGGGGGAGGAGCACCTCATTGGCCCTCATTCCCAGCCTCTTGAAGAAATCGTGGACCCTCTCCTCCCTTATTCTCTCGAACCTCCTCTGACTCTGGCCTCCGGCACTGTGCTTGGGAGGTATATCCGATGTGACCCAGTCCACTATCTCATAATTCGATCCCCTCAGCGTGGCTATCAATCCCCCTCCCCTGTCCATGACTATCAGCCCGTAAACCTTCTTCTCCCTCGCCATGTCCTCCAGGGGCTCCAGGTAGAACTCGTGATCGCAGATGTACTGGAAAGATCTTACCGGTTCAGGGGGCTCTATCACGTAAATCTCTATCTTCTCAGTCCCCCTGTCCTTCCCCTGAGGTATAGCTCCGCAGAATATCACTAAGCCATTGCTCGGTATCTCCCTATACAATTTAAGCCTCTGTATTATGCTCTCTATAGCGCTCTGCACGTTCTTCCTCGTCAATTTATCCTTTATGTTCCCAGCTTGATCGTACTCATCCCTGAGGTACTTGATCACATCGTATACGTTCTTATTCGGGGGTATGTAGAGTGATATTAACTCGGTCCCCCTCCCGACCTTAGCCTTCAACTCCCTCAGAAGTTTCTTGAACTCATATCTCTCGTACATTAGTGACATTTTCCCATTCCGATGCTAGGTCCCATCCCATAATTTAAAAGCTATCGATCCCGAGCATCAGCGTGCAGCTGGTGATCTTCGAGGATCGGGGAGTTGAGGCTCTGAGCCCGATAACTGATCTAATACCGATGCAGGAGGTAGTAGTGGGTGGGGCGAAGCAGTTCATAAGGTTGGAGAGGCTCCTAGATATGGAGAGCAGGTGGATAGTCAGGGATCACATGGAATTGAGGGTCCCCGAATCCAGGAAGCCGGATTACGGGTCTCCAGCCATAATCCTGAATTCCAGGCTCCTCTCCACGGATCTCAGCCTTAAACTGGATTACGGTGAGGCCCTGATCTGCGGGAGCCAGGTAGTGGCCGCTAAAGTTAGGAGCCTGGAGTGGCCACCCGAATTCGAGAGAGCTAAGCCGTGCGAAGCTAAGCTCCTTGAGAACCTCTGGGACATTTGCCCCACATCGATAGTGGAGCACTTGAGGAGCGATCTCATGAAGCTTTACGGGGGCAGTGAGATCAGGGTCAATGTCAATGTCGTGGGGAGGCATGCTGTAGTTATAGGGGAGGGAGTCGATATCCTGGGCCCATTAACTATAGATGCCAGGGAGGGGCCCGTGATAATAGAGAAAGATGTCCTCCTGGAGCCCTATTCCTACCTCAAGGGCCCCCTCTACGTCGGGGCT
The sequence above is drawn from the Candidatus Korarchaeum cryptofilum OPF8 genome and encodes:
- a CDS encoding DNA-directed RNA polymerase; translated protein: MFYEVEMSDVGYIRPLDLGKDLKEILKKQFRAKYVGRFVKEAGLILDVLDIVDMSYGTSVIGSPNIYVRVNFRALSYIPMKDEVIEGEVENVVEYGVFVTVGPINGFVHISQLGDDVFVHRGGVIQGRKLKVTFRPGDVVRARITAVSKPDPSAVLRNEPVIKVALTMRQPKLGKIEEVAE
- a CDS encoding type II toxin-antitoxin system VapC family toxin, encoding MRRILLDSSFLLGITELSIGMEELMSIYPRAELLTTRSVIRELSQLAGRKRRAKVAIEVIRGYDVRVLEEFDGEADEDIVRAAKQLGCAVVTFDLKLKNELLREGVPVVYLRAKKKLVLEDPSKLSED
- the prf1 gene encoding peptide chain release factor aRF-1, whose product is MSLMYERYEFKKLLRELKAKVGRGTELISLYIPPNKNVYDVIKYLRDEYDQAGNIKDKLTRKNVQSAIESIIQRLKLYREIPSNGLVIFCGAIPQGKDRGTEKIEIYVIEPPEPVRSFQYICDHEFYLEPLEDMAREKKVYGLIVMDRGGGLIATLRGSNYEIVDWVTSDIPPKHSAGGQSQRRFERIREERVHDFFKRLGMRANEVLLPLLDELEGIIIGGPGDARERFEEGNYLDYRLKEKVIANLPLSYTEEQGLRELIMKSEDLLKESTLHKERSLVEEVFRLLAKNPNRVAYGLREVERAIESGAAEKILIMEELPMKKVKVRCEICGYEEGRILRKEENVESWECPNCKATSYSVEEIDLVEYFGEMGKQAGAEVYVISPNTEWGMQLRSLGGIVAILRYEVRD
- a CDS encoding GlmU family protein — translated: MQLVIFEDRGVEALSPITDLIPMQEVVVGGAKQFIRLERLLDMESRWIVRDHMELRVPESRKPDYGSPAIILNSRLLSTDLSLKLDYGEALICGSQVVAAKVRSLEWPPEFERAKPCEAKLLENLWDICPTSIVEHLRSDLMKLYGGSEIRVNVNVVGRHAVVIGEGVDILGPLTIDAREGPVIIEKDVLLEPYSYLKGPLYVGAGSQIVAGSRVAGSYLGTATRVGGEVTTSVISDYSNKYHLGFLGHSYVGRWVNIGAGSITSNLKNTYGEVKVRGASTGLSRIGAFIGDHAKLSIGTLTYAGTVIGTASHVHGLVREEVPPFTIYGRSLGWEPVEIELDSVIRTYRRMAPRRNLEPDPREEKLLELLFERTEDLRRRMGVRKGRLG